A single genomic interval of Natronoarchaeum philippinense harbors:
- a CDS encoding DUF6684 family protein — protein sequence MSRELFDRDAILDLSVNIIPLGILLFFFGLYIVANPWGFDPVFSTLQFAIMGLILIALLILTYVSGKAVERDERRYDDGEH from the coding sequence ATGTCACGAGAGTTGTTCGACCGAGACGCGATTCTGGACCTGTCGGTCAACATCATCCCGCTGGGAATTTTGCTGTTTTTCTTCGGGCTGTACATCGTCGCCAACCCGTGGGGCTTCGATCCGGTGTTTAGCACCCTGCAGTTCGCCATCATGGGCCTGATCCTGATCGCGCTGCTGATACTGACCTACGTCTCCGGGAAGGCGGTCGAGCGCGACGAGCGCCGGTACGACGACGGCGAGCACTGA
- a CDS encoding HAD family hydrolase has protein sequence MTDERAIVFDLDGTLLHYTRDFEAVLSDAVDAVDGDVPDGAVDAYSDAFFERFEACEPEPSLGAFEAIGGDADPRALRDSLRQQELDMCQPHEDAAADLDRLSETFEIGVLTNGIHEWQRHKLEAYDLDEYVDAFVASYEVGAHKPDVAPFRYVEERLDADKHAMVGDDDADVAGARAAGWTAYRYDGDGFGDLPDAIEW, from the coding sequence ATGACCGACGAGCGTGCAATCGTCTTCGATCTCGACGGGACGTTGTTGCACTACACCCGCGATTTCGAGGCCGTTCTGTCGGACGCCGTCGACGCGGTCGACGGAGATGTTCCCGACGGCGCGGTCGATGCCTACAGCGACGCGTTCTTCGAGCGCTTCGAGGCCTGCGAGCCCGAGCCAAGTCTCGGTGCGTTCGAGGCGATCGGTGGCGACGCCGATCCGCGAGCGCTCAGAGACAGCCTTCGCCAACAAGAGCTCGACATGTGCCAACCCCACGAGGACGCCGCTGCGGATCTCGACCGTCTCAGCGAGACATTCGAAATCGGCGTCCTGACCAACGGCATCCACGAGTGGCAGCGCCACAAGCTGGAGGCGTACGACCTCGACGAGTACGTCGACGCCTTCGTCGCCTCCTACGAAGTCGGGGCTCACAAGCCGGACGTAGCGCCGTTCCGATACGTCGAGGAGCGGCTTGACGCCGACAAGCACGCGATGGTCGGCGACGATGATGCCGACGTTGCGGGTGCGCGGGCCGCGGGCTGGACCGCATACCGATACGACGGCGACGGGTTTGGCGACTTGCCGGACGCGATCGAGTGGTGA
- a CDS encoding DUF7541 family protein, translating into MTEEPGLSDQYRKSSPWPLLIALGFPLSEIGVILGLYPIAVGGLLLLLGSIAGILRETEYVSSPWPVFAGMSLVLIAVGIGAFVYVGGSVGLGGGELTYDGGSLALRGLSIATAGVAGVVGAVVGRSRTRAQPGV; encoded by the coding sequence ATGACGGAGGAGCCCGGACTGAGCGACCAGTACCGGAAGTCGAGTCCGTGGCCGCTGTTGATCGCGCTCGGATTCCCGCTCTCGGAGATCGGCGTCATCCTCGGGCTGTACCCTATCGCAGTCGGAGGACTGTTACTCCTGCTCGGGAGCATCGCCGGCATCCTCAGGGAGACGGAGTACGTGAGCAGCCCGTGGCCGGTGTTCGCCGGGATGTCTCTCGTCCTGATCGCGGTCGGGATCGGCGCGTTCGTCTACGTCGGCGGCTCGGTCGGCCTCGGCGGCGGCGAGTTGACGTACGACGGCGGTTCGCTGGCGCTGCGGGGACTCTCGATCGCAACGGCGGGCGTCGCCGGCGTCGTCGGCGCTGTGGTGGGCCGCTCGCGGACGCGAGCCCAGCCCGGCGTATAA
- a CDS encoding thiolase domain-containing protein — translation MPSVRVAGVGVTPFGNAPERTGRDLFGEASATAFADAGVDRDDVEALYYGNFMGEMAEHQGHQGPLMAEAAGIRAPATRYETACASSGAAVRQAVKDVRNGESDVLLVGGAERMTNMGTAGATEALAIAADDLWEVRQGTTFPGAYALMARAYFEAYGGTREELAEIAVKNHANAVDNELAQYNSEITVEQALDAPMISEPLGLYDSCPISDGASAAVLVSDEYAEREGIDAPVAITGTGQGGDRLALHDREHLATSPAADDAAAEAYDDAEIAASDVDFAEVHDCFTIAEVLAIESLGLYERGEGIGAAARGETTADGDVPVNLSGGLKAKGHPVGATGVAQIADVVKLLQGDHVNGDAVPDANVGVAHNAGGTVASAVVHVLEVAA, via the coding sequence ATGCCAAGCGTACGAGTGGCGGGGGTCGGGGTGACGCCGTTCGGGAACGCGCCCGAGCGGACCGGTCGGGACCTATTCGGGGAAGCCAGTGCGACGGCATTTGCCGACGCTGGCGTCGACCGGGACGACGTGGAGGCGCTCTACTACGGGAACTTCATGGGGGAGATGGCCGAACATCAGGGCCATCAAGGGCCGCTGATGGCCGAGGCCGCCGGCATCCGGGCGCCGGCGACGCGCTACGAGACAGCCTGTGCCTCCAGCGGCGCCGCTGTCCGACAGGCGGTCAAAGACGTGCGAAACGGCGAGTCGGACGTGCTGCTCGTCGGCGGCGCCGAGCGCATGACCAACATGGGGACGGCGGGCGCGACCGAGGCGCTCGCCATCGCGGCCGACGATCTCTGGGAGGTCCGGCAGGGGACGACGTTCCCCGGCGCGTACGCGCTGATGGCGCGGGCGTACTTCGAGGCCTACGGCGGCACCCGCGAGGAGCTAGCCGAAATCGCGGTGAAAAATCACGCCAACGCCGTCGACAACGAACTCGCGCAGTACAACAGCGAGATCACCGTCGAGCAGGCGCTGGACGCGCCGATGATCTCCGAGCCACTGGGCTTGTACGACTCGTGCCCGATCAGCGACGGCGCCAGCGCGGCCGTGCTCGTCAGCGACGAGTACGCCGAGCGCGAGGGGATCGACGCGCCGGTTGCGATCACCGGCACGGGACAGGGCGGCGACAGGCTGGCGCTCCACGACCGCGAGCACCTTGCGACCTCGCCGGCCGCCGACGATGCCGCTGCGGAGGCGTACGACGACGCCGAAATCGCGGCGTCCGATGTCGACTTCGCGGAGGTCCACGACTGCTTTACCATCGCCGAAGTGCTCGCTATCGAGTCGCTGGGGCTCTACGAGCGCGGGGAGGGCATCGGCGCCGCGGCGCGCGGCGAGACCACCGCCGACGGCGACGTTCCGGTCAACCTCTCGGGCGGGCTGAAAGCGAAGGGCCACCCCGTCGGCGCGACCGGCGTCGCCCAGATCGCCGACGTGGTCAAACTGCTCCAAGGCGATCACGTCAACGGCGACGCGGTGCCAGACGCCAACGTCGGGGTCGCGCACAACGCCGGCGGCACGGTCGCCAGCGCCGTCGTCCACGTCTTGGAGGTCGCAGCATGA
- a CDS encoding Zn-ribbon domain-containing OB-fold protein yields the protein MSDDERVRDGEFDDVLDAIADGEGYYLECANGHGSLPPRRVCPECGDADLTEAPLPESGEIDTYTVTHVAAPAFADDVPYVVAVADFGPVRLTGQLRDADPESVAVGQRVGVGVGRTETTGERLLTFRRR from the coding sequence ATGAGCGACGACGAGCGCGTTCGGGATGGCGAGTTCGACGACGTTCTCGACGCCATCGCCGACGGCGAAGGATACTACCTCGAATGTGCCAACGGACACGGCTCGCTGCCGCCGCGACGGGTCTGCCCGGAGTGTGGCGACGCCGATCTGACCGAGGCGCCGCTCCCCGAGTCGGGCGAAATCGACACCTACACCGTCACGCACGTCGCGGCGCCGGCCTTCGCCGACGACGTGCCCTACGTCGTCGCCGTCGCGGACTTCGGCCCGGTCCGACTCACCGGACAGCTCCGGGACGCCGATCCCGAGAGCGTCGCGGTCGGACAGCGCGTCGGCGTCGGCGTCGGCCGAACCGAGACGACCGGCGAACGACTCTTGACGTTCCGGCGTCGTTGA
- a CDS encoding alpha/beta fold hydrolase: MKLRTMLAGAAGAVGATALANRAIAGSVDELDPGIYGAQHTYRWRGMDIEYTELGDADDPDLVLFHGVGAGASSREFAEIAPALAEEYHVIAPDLPGFGRSDRPPLMYSASLYEGFVTDFLRDMTDEPIVLASSLSGSYAVQAARDVDLSRLVLICPTDESMPGRRVWLRSLLRAPLVGPAIRNAVTSKAGIRHFGADHGFFDENNITDEYVEYRWQASHQPGARYAMASFISGFLDPEASMEEHLGAIDVPTTLVWGRESETTPLSEGRVLADRADARLVVVDYAKLQPHVEHPDAVLTLLSDDLSLAQTD; the protein is encoded by the coding sequence ATGAAGCTCCGAACCATGCTGGCGGGTGCGGCGGGCGCGGTCGGCGCGACGGCGCTTGCGAACCGTGCGATCGCCGGCTCGGTCGACGAACTCGACCCCGGAATCTACGGGGCACAGCACACCTATCGCTGGCGCGGCATGGACATCGAGTACACGGAACTGGGCGACGCCGACGACCCCGACCTCGTGCTGTTCCACGGCGTCGGCGCCGGGGCGTCGAGCCGGGAGTTCGCCGAGATCGCACCGGCGCTGGCCGAGGAGTACCACGTCATCGCGCCGGACCTGCCCGGGTTCGGGCGCTCCGACCGGCCGCCGCTGATGTACTCGGCGTCGCTGTACGAGGGGTTCGTAACGGACTTCCTGCGAGATATGACCGACGAGCCGATCGTGCTGGCGTCGTCGCTGAGTGGCTCGTACGCCGTGCAGGCCGCCCGCGACGTGGACCTCTCACGGTTAGTGCTGATCTGCCCGACCGACGAGTCGATGCCGGGACGCCGCGTCTGGCTGCGCAGCCTGCTGCGCGCGCCGCTGGTCGGGCCCGCGATCCGCAACGCCGTCACGAGCAAGGCGGGCATCCGCCACTTCGGCGCCGATCACGGCTTTTTCGACGAAAACAACATCACCGACGAGTACGTCGAATACCGCTGGCAGGCGTCCCACCAGCCGGGCGCGCGCTACGCGATGGCGTCCTTCATCAGCGGGTTCCTCGACCCCGAGGCGTCGATGGAAGAGCACCTCGGCGCGATCGACGTGCCGACGACGCTGGTCTGGGGCCGCGAGAGCGAGACGACGCCGCTGAGCGAGGGCCGCGTGCTGGCCGACCGAGCGGACGCGAGGCTGGTCGTCGTCGACTACGCGAAGCTACAGCCACACGTCGAGCATCCCGACGCCGTGCTCACGCTGCTGTCGGACGACCTCTCGCTCGCACAGACCGACTAA
- the meaB gene encoding methylmalonyl Co-A mutase-associated GTPase MeaB: MSGDPSGERALEERDEESAAAPPDDAPPELIEDLLDGDHRALARVITKIENRAPGYRDLVSALHEHTGDADVVGITGSPGSGKSTLVDKLAEEYRERGLTVGVIAVDPSSPYTGGAVLGDRIRMASNVGDMEVFVRSMSARGNLGGLSTATADAVKALDAFGKDRIIIETVGAGQNEIDVVRAADTVAVLVPPASGDTVQMLKAGILEIADVFVVNKADLDGADRTVKELREMIELRDDVNPVLGADKHGASAASDAGPSGDEDANQGGTGTLDTVEGDADAWAPEIVETIATRGDGVDALIDAFGNHRKHVESTGRAEEMERSRYAEEIRTLLRDDASGLLEREIERRGGIDGFVDAVVARETDPYAVADDLLDPLRECVEERAADERD, from the coding sequence ATGAGCGGCGATCCGAGCGGCGAGCGCGCACTCGAAGAGCGCGACGAGGAGAGTGCAGCTGCGCCTCCTGACGACGCTCCGCCCGAGCTAATCGAGGACCTGCTCGACGGCGACCACCGCGCGCTGGCCCGCGTCATCACGAAAATCGAGAACCGAGCGCCGGGCTACCGCGACCTCGTCTCGGCGCTGCACGAGCACACCGGCGACGCCGATGTCGTCGGTATCACCGGAAGTCCGGGCTCGGGCAAATCCACGCTGGTCGACAAGCTCGCCGAGGAGTACCGCGAGCGCGGGCTGACCGTCGGCGTCATCGCGGTCGACCCCTCCTCGCCGTACACCGGCGGGGCGGTACTCGGTGACCGAATCCGGATGGCCTCGAACGTCGGCGACATGGAGGTGTTCGTCCGGTCGATGAGCGCGCGTGGCAATCTCGGTGGGCTCTCGACGGCGACCGCCGACGCCGTAAAGGCCTTGGACGCGTTCGGGAAGGACCGCATCATCATCGAGACCGTCGGCGCCGGCCAGAACGAGATCGACGTGGTCCGGGCGGCCGACACCGTGGCCGTCCTCGTCCCGCCCGCGAGCGGCGACACCGTCCAGATGCTTAAGGCCGGCATTCTGGAGATCGCCGACGTGTTCGTCGTCAACAAGGCCGATCTCGACGGCGCCGACCGGACGGTCAAGGAGCTCCGGGAGATGATCGAACTGCGCGACGACGTCAACCCCGTGCTGGGCGCCGACAAGCACGGCGCGAGCGCGGCGTCAGACGCCGGGCCCTCGGGCGACGAAGACGCAAATCAGGGCGGTACGGGAACACTCGACACGGTGGAGGGGGACGCCGACGCGTGGGCGCCCGAAATCGTCGAGACGATCGCCACGCGCGGCGACGGCGTCGACGCGCTGATCGACGCCTTTGGGAACCACCGTAAACACGTCGAGTCGACCGGTCGCGCCGAGGAGATGGAGCGATCACGCTACGCCGAGGAGATTCGCACGCTACTCCGGGACGACGCCAGCGGCCTGCTCGAACGCGAGATCGAACGGCGCGGCGGCATCGACGGGTTCGTCGACGCCGTCGTGGCCCGCGAGACCGACCCCTACGCCGTCGCCGACGACCTGCTCGATCCCCTACGCGAGTGCGTCGAAGAACGGGCGGCCGACGAACGCGATTGA
- a CDS encoding cobalamin B12-binding domain-containing protein — protein sequence MSADQKQRSIRCLVAKVGLDGHDRGAHVIARAFRDAGFEVIYSGLHKAPEDIVQAAVQEDVDVLGISILSGAHNALIPKVVEGLEEYGAFEDTLLLVGGVIPDEDKAKLKEQGVAEVFGPGTELEETIQFIRENAPER from the coding sequence ATGAGCGCCGACCAGAAGCAACGGTCGATTCGCTGCCTCGTGGCCAAGGTCGGGTTAGACGGCCACGACCGCGGCGCACACGTCATCGCCCGGGCGTTCCGGGACGCCGGGTTCGAGGTAATCTACTCGGGGCTGCACAAGGCGCCCGAGGATATCGTTCAGGCCGCCGTCCAAGAGGACGTGGACGTGCTCGGCATCTCGATTCTCTCGGGCGCGCACAACGCCCTGATCCCGAAGGTCGTCGAGGGGTTAGAGGAGTACGGCGCGTTCGAGGACACGCTGTTGCTGGTCGGCGGCGTGATCCCCGACGAGGACAAGGCAAAGCTCAAAGAACAGGGCGTTGCCGAGGTGTTCGGGCCGGGGACCGAACTGGAGGAGACGATCCAGTTCATCCGCGAGAACGCGCCCGAACGATGA
- a CDS encoding DUF420 domain-containing protein yields MATATPRQRIKDNVTAVTVLLTVVGYALVAATFEGLIPIFPDISRSGVNLLGHAIAVVNTLAVLCLAAGWYWIRNGEVDKHRAAMTTAFVLILLFLLMYLPKVGGGGQKAIADTVPDLVRYSYFGMLFVHIVLSVVTMPVVLYAFLLGTTHTPAELRDTPHAKIGRIAAGSWILSLVLGVVTYVILNHAYSYTFEPAMLVFSL; encoded by the coding sequence ATGGCGACAGCAACTCCGCGACAGCGGATCAAAGACAACGTCACGGCAGTCACTGTACTGCTGACGGTCGTCGGCTACGCCCTCGTGGCGGCGACGTTCGAGGGGCTCATCCCGATATTTCCGGACATCTCCCGATCGGGCGTCAACCTGCTCGGCCACGCGATCGCGGTCGTGAACACGCTGGCGGTGCTGTGTTTGGCCGCCGGTTGGTATTGGATCCGCAACGGCGAGGTCGACAAGCACCGCGCCGCGATGACGACGGCCTTTGTGCTCATCCTGCTGTTCCTGCTGATGTACCTGCCGAAGGTCGGCGGCGGCGGACAGAAGGCAATTGCCGACACCGTTCCCGATCTCGTGCGTTACAGCTACTTCGGAATGCTGTTCGTCCACATCGTGCTGTCGGTGGTCACGATGCCAGTCGTGCTGTACGCGTTCCTGCTCGGGACGACGCACACGCCCGCCGAACTCCGTGACACGCCCCACGCGAAGATCGGCCGGATCGCGGCGGGTTCGTGGATTCTCAGCCTCGTCCTCGGCGTCGTCACGTACGTCATCCTGAACCACGCCTACAGCTACACCTTCGAACCAGCGATGCTGGTGTTTTCGCTGTAG
- a CDS encoding PAS domain-containing sensor histidine kinase, with product MDGQGVPTLPEAFDDLDVGITLRDPETGATLDANKRVEELYGYPIEKLRGMDVGDYTAPSTKYSQEEAMRRIRAAADGDPQVFEWRIERSTGELIWVQVRLERSSIERTPCVLAEIRDITDYKARERRLHLLNRVVRHNLRNEANLLIGYADRLKAAVDQTKLEDEVETILDIATEIGTMSDSIHQIEEIADPEATKRKATNLVDVVRQLAEKYQSKYPEAELTVDGDSSVWVTADNGLDYAIEHGIENAIVHNDRETPSVTVTVMGDPDGQQGCVQIADDGPQIPDVEIDVLDQDVTTNSTYHGSGIGLWVMQWCIDSLGGELRFEKNEPRGNVVEFRLPRTDDRPEP from the coding sequence ATGGACGGGCAGGGCGTTCCGACATTGCCGGAAGCTTTTGACGATCTAGATGTCGGCATCACGCTTCGGGATCCCGAGACGGGGGCGACCTTGGATGCGAACAAACGGGTAGAGGAGCTGTACGGCTACCCGATCGAAAAGCTCCGGGGGATGGACGTTGGGGACTACACAGCACCCTCGACGAAGTACTCGCAGGAAGAAGCGATGCGTCGGATCCGGGCGGCCGCAGACGGCGATCCACAGGTGTTCGAGTGGCGGATCGAACGGTCGACCGGCGAACTCATCTGGGTGCAGGTGCGACTGGAACGGTCGTCCATCGAACGGACCCCGTGCGTACTAGCCGAGATACGAGATATCACCGATTACAAAGCCCGAGAGCGGCGTCTCCACCTCCTCAATCGCGTCGTCCGGCACAACCTTCGAAACGAGGCGAATCTGCTGATCGGATACGCAGACCGACTCAAGGCGGCTGTCGATCAGACGAAACTCGAAGACGAAGTCGAGACGATTCTCGACATCGCCACGGAGATCGGAACGATGAGCGACTCGATCCACCAGATCGAGGAGATCGCCGATCCCGAGGCGACGAAGCGAAAGGCGACAAATCTCGTCGATGTCGTCCGACAGCTCGCGGAGAAATACCAGTCGAAGTACCCCGAGGCAGAGCTAACCGTGGACGGAGACTCTAGCGTCTGGGTAACCGCCGACAACGGGCTCGACTACGCGATCGAACACGGGATCGAAAACGCGATCGTCCACAACGACCGGGAGACGCCGAGCGTGACTGTGACGGTGATGGGCGATCCAGACGGCCAGCAGGGTTGCGTGCAGATCGCCGATGACGGGCCACAGATTCCCGATGTCGAAATCGACGTGCTCGATCAGGACGTGACGACGAACAGCACGTACCACGGCTCGGGGATCGGCCTCTGGGTGATGCAGTGGTGTATCGACTCGCTGGGCGGCGAACTGCGGTTCGAGAAGAACGAGCCGAGAGGGAACGTCGTCGAGTTCCGACTGCCGAGGACCGACGACCGCCCGGAACCGTAG
- a CDS encoding ABC transporter permease produces MTAIGRIGSEFGAAWSSFLRRRTAVFFTFFFPVLLIVIFGALVRTDPGGSGLFTEPPEYYVPGYVATVVLFTPLSRLGSTVARHREGNRFEKLATTPLSTAEWLAARTAVNTVIIGIASLLVLVLVAVLTGAALPLSPLLIPYIVFGVVLFCGVGAVLGAVTESQDGAVTASNTIGLPLLFLSDTFVPPEMLPEWFGPLQNLSPLTYFARGVRALTPGQSGDPVGPLVILAVLAVLSFAVGAYAVPQTD; encoded by the coding sequence ATGACGGCGATCGGACGCATCGGTTCGGAGTTCGGTGCGGCGTGGAGTTCTTTCCTCCGTCGGCGGACGGCAGTCTTTTTCACTTTCTTCTTCCCCGTCCTGCTGATCGTGATCTTCGGGGCGTTGGTCCGAACTGACCCCGGCGGAAGCGGCCTGTTCACCGAACCGCCGGAGTACTACGTGCCGGGCTACGTCGCCACGGTGGTCCTGTTCACGCCGCTCTCGCGGCTCGGAAGCACCGTCGCGCGCCACCGCGAGGGCAACCGCTTCGAGAAGTTGGCGACGACGCCGCTGTCGACAGCGGAGTGGCTGGCGGCGCGGACGGCCGTCAACACCGTCATCATCGGCATCGCCAGCCTGCTCGTGCTCGTGTTGGTCGCCGTGCTGACCGGCGCTGCGCTGCCACTGTCGCCGCTGTTGATCCCCTACATCGTCTTCGGCGTCGTGCTGTTTTGCGGCGTCGGGGCGGTGCTGGGCGCGGTCACCGAGTCTCAGGACGGCGCCGTCACGGCGAGCAACACAATCGGGCTCCCGCTACTGTTCCTCTCGGACACGTTCGTCCCGCCGGAGATGCTGCCCGAGTGGTTCGGACCGCTCCAGAACCTCTCGCCGCTGACGTATTTCGCACGCGGCGTCCGGGCGCTGACGCCGGGCCAAAGCGGCGATCCGGTCGGGCCGCTGGTGATCCTCGCGGTGCTGGCGGTGCTCTCCTTTGCCGTCGGAGCGTACGCCGTCCCGCAGACGGACTGA
- a CDS encoding ABC transporter ATP-binding protein has translation MTDVLVADGVEKRYGDADALDGVSLSVQAGEVFALIGPNGAGKTTLVRALTGTTTPTAGSVTTFGEDPTAVARERLGVLPQDFSPPGRLTGRELVEYYAGLYEDPIDPEEVLSTVGLAEDADTWYEKLSGGQQRRVCLGAALVNDPELLFLDEPTTGIDPAGRRTVAERVRALAAAGTTVFLTTHDMDEAQRLADRVGLLSDGELVAVGPPRELVRQHGGDARLYVELDAEQADGEAAVASTPDPEAVATDLAEDGIAATPTRRGVEITGIDPTEIGRAVEAMEARGIAYSSLTWREPTLEDVYMELAGEEEGGAGGDAAVRSRAVAPGGEPR, from the coding sequence ATGACAGACGTGCTCGTCGCCGACGGCGTCGAAAAGCGCTACGGCGACGCCGACGCGCTGGATGGCGTCTCGCTGTCGGTGCAGGCGGGCGAGGTGTTCGCGCTGATCGGCCCGAACGGAGCGGGCAAGACCACGCTCGTCCGGGCGCTCACCGGGACCACGACGCCGACCGCGGGATCGGTGACGACGTTCGGCGAGGATCCGACTGCCGTCGCACGAGAACGGCTGGGCGTGCTCCCGCAGGACTTCTCGCCGCCGGGACGGCTGACGGGGCGCGAACTCGTCGAGTACTACGCGGGGCTGTACGAGGACCCGATCGATCCCGAGGAGGTGCTGTCGACTGTCGGTCTCGCCGAGGACGCCGACACGTGGTACGAGAAGCTCTCGGGCGGCCAGCAGCGCCGAGTCTGTCTCGGCGCCGCGCTGGTCAACGACCCCGAACTGCTCTTTCTGGACGAGCCGACGACCGGGATCGACCCCGCGGGACGCCGCACTGTCGCCGAGCGCGTCCGGGCACTCGCGGCCGCCGGGACGACGGTGTTTCTCACCACCCACGACATGGACGAGGCCCAGCGGTTGGCCGACCGCGTCGGGCTGCTCTCGGACGGCGAGTTGGTCGCAGTCGGGCCGCCCCGCGAGTTGGTGCGCCAGCACGGCGGCGACGCCCGCCTGTACGTCGAACTGGACGCCGAGCAGGCCGACGGCGAGGCGGCCGTGGCGTCGACGCCCGACCCCGAGGCGGTCGCAACCGACCTCGCCGAGGACGGCATCGCAGCGACGCCGACGCGTCGCGGCGTAGAGATCACTGGCATTGACCCGACGGAGATCGGCCGCGCGGTCGAGGCCATGGAGGCTCGGGGAATCGCGTACTCCTCGCTGACGTGGCGCGAGCCGACACTTGAGGACGTGTACATGGAACTCGCCGGCGAGGAAGAGGGCGGCGCGGGCGGCGACGCTGCCGTGCGCTCCCGTGCCGTGGCACCCGGAGGTGAGCCGCGATGA
- a CDS encoding Gfo/Idh/MocA family protein encodes MTVRIAGIGLGGLGLMELEAFASMEGVEVVAGADPSVAARDRFIEAFAAPVYETTEELLAAHDDLGAASIASVHAGHFEQAAACIEAGLDVHVEKPMVTTVDEAVALVDAADEHGALVQVGYQRHVDPYYVELRRLIEAGAIGTPRMAHCHLQQDWLRDYAEGWQGDPELSGGGFLYDSGSHLMDVLPWALAAEPSEVAALTDDRGEGAEIDAAISAHLERDDGIVTASVGVCGDGTQTPDVDDGLTVYGTEGSLHYDGDELVRVDRGGDELAVEIDGDADFETLTRVKLENFVGAIRGEEELAAPPEDGLRAIAFTEAAVRAADRGETVDAQELIDAARAR; translated from the coding sequence ATGACAGTTCGGATCGCAGGTATCGGGCTCGGGGGCCTTGGACTGATGGAACTGGAGGCGTTCGCGTCGATGGAGGGTGTCGAGGTGGTCGCCGGCGCCGACCCGTCCGTGGCGGCGCGCGACCGGTTCATCGAGGCGTTCGCGGCGCCAGTCTACGAGACCACCGAGGAGTTGCTCGCCGCCCACGACGACCTCGGTGCGGCGTCGATCGCGTCGGTCCACGCGGGCCACTTCGAGCAAGCGGCGGCCTGTATCGAGGCGGGACTGGACGTACACGTCGAGAAGCCGATGGTGACGACCGTCGACGAAGCCGTCGCGCTGGTCGACGCCGCCGACGAGCACGGCGCACTCGTTCAGGTGGGCTATCAGCGCCACGTCGATCCCTACTACGTCGAGCTGCGCCGGCTGATCGAGGCGGGCGCGATCGGAACGCCGCGGATGGCCCACTGTCACCTCCAGCAGGACTGGCTCCGGGACTACGCCGAGGGCTGGCAGGGCGACCCGGAGCTCTCTGGCGGCGGCTTTCTGTACGACTCGGGCTCGCACCTCATGGACGTGCTCCCGTGGGCGCTCGCCGCGGAGCCGAGCGAAGTCGCCGCGCTGACCGACGACCGCGGCGAGGGCGCAGAGATCGACGCCGCGATCTCGGCACATCTCGAACGCGACGACGGCATCGTGACGGCCAGCGTCGGCGTCTGTGGCGACGGGACGCAGACGCCCGACGTGGACGACGGCCTGACGGTTTACGGTACTGAGGGCAGTCTCCACTACGACGGCGACGAACTCGTCCGCGTCGACCGCGGCGGCGACGAGCTCGCCGTCGAGATCGACGGCGACGCCGACTTCGAGACGCTGACTCGGGTGAAGCTCGAGAACTTTGTCGGTGCGATTCGCGGCGAGGAGGAGTTGGCGGCGCCGCCCGAGGACGGCCTGCGCGCGATCGCGTTCACCGAGGCGGCGGTGCGCGCGGCCGACCGCGGAGAGACCGTCGACGCACAGGAACTGATCGACGCGGCGCGGGCGCGCTGA
- a CDS encoding GAP family protein: MSFAEVLPLVFVMVAGPQILSAIFLATSENWRRNSTAFVGGAALSISLVVGLAYALGVGAAGQGASNTTLSAIVLVALLFAMVHTYRTREESEPPRWMGKLSAATPRFSFRLGFLLMGFFPTDILTSVAVGSYLAARDAPLTDAVPFVLLTLFVLALPSLVLVAFGERAETFLPKARDWMNENAWVVNELVIVFFILMSLNNLLG, encoded by the coding sequence GTGAGCTTCGCCGAGGTCCTACCGCTCGTGTTCGTGATGGTCGCGGGGCCCCAGATCCTCAGCGCGATCTTTCTGGCGACCAGCGAGAACTGGCGTCGAAACTCCACGGCCTTCGTCGGCGGTGCGGCGCTTTCGATCTCTCTCGTCGTTGGGCTCGCGTACGCACTCGGCGTCGGCGCCGCCGGGCAGGGTGCCTCGAACACGACGCTCAGCGCGATAGTCCTCGTCGCGCTCCTGTTTGCGATGGTCCACACGTACCGCACCCGAGAGGAGTCCGAACCACCACGGTGGATGGGCAAGCTCAGTGCTGCGACGCCCCGGTTTTCGTTTCGGCTCGGATTTCTCCTGATGGGGTTTTTCCCCACCGACATCCTCACGTCGGTGGCCGTCGGGTCGTATCTCGCCGCCCGTGATGCCCCGCTGACCGACGCCGTTCCGTTCGTCCTGCTCACGCTGTTCGTGCTGGCGCTGCCGTCACTCGTGCTGGTCGCGTTTGGGGAGCGTGCGGAAACGTTCCTGCCGAAAGCGCGCGACTGGATGAACGAAAACGCGTGGGTCGTCAACGAATTGGTAATCGTCTTTTTCATCCTGATGTCGCTCAACAACCTTCTGGGCTGA